The Microbulbifer sp. TB1203 nucleotide sequence CAATACCGTCGCACCCAGCAGCAGCAGCGAGTAGCGCAACCAGGCCCAACTCCAGTTGCGCATAAACCACCAGCCGGCCGCCAGCAGCACCAGGGTCCCCCCGCCATAGATCATCCAGGCAATTCGATACTCTTCCGCCATTCTCTTGTTTTCTTATCCAGTGGTTAATCGGTGTCGCCTGTCCAGGTGACGATATGCTCTTCGAAATCGTCCGGGTGTACCAGCTCTTCGCTGATGACGCGGCCGCGCACAGAAATGCCCGCCTCGTGCACCGACTCCGAACGCCCGGAAACCAGCGGGTGCCAGTCCGCCAGCGGCCGCCCCTCGGCCAGGGTGCGATAGGCGCAGGTGGCGGGCAGCCAGTGGAAGTCGGTCACATCCCTGGCGCGCAGCTGAATGCAGTCTGGCACCCGGCGCTTTCGTCGCGAGTAATCGCTACAGCGGCAGGAATCCGTGTCCAACAGCCGGCAGGCGATGCTGGTGGTGTGGATTTCGCCGGTATCCTCGTCTTCCAGGCGGTGCAGGCAGCAGCGCCCACAGCGGTCGCAGAGGGATTCCCACTCCGCTTCGCTCATCTGCGCAAGGGCTTTGCGCTGCCAGAAAGGTAACTCGTTCATGGAGTCCTCAACGCTGCAACTTAAAGTTTTCAACGTTGCAACTTGCTGTTCTGCGCGGCGATAGCGCTCATTTCACTCTCAGCGGCCGGTGGCATCTGCAAATAATAGCCCCGCTCGCGGATTTCACTGAGCACCCTGGCGGCCTCGGCACGGGCCAGCTTTCTCTCCGGGGTGAGAATCAGGGTCACCAGGTGCTTGGGCTCGCCAAAGAGCCCCAGCAGTTTTTCCGGCACCCGCCGGGTTCCCTCGCGCTTGTCCACGTAGAGATACATTTCCTCTTCGCGCGGGCTGCGGTAGATATCGCACAGGGTTTTCATTTCACAGCTTCCTCTCGCGCGGCGTGCAGGGTGTCGAGCAGAGCCCGGCCGACCACCTGCCCCCGCCAGCCGCGCAGGCGACCCTGCAATTCCGGTTGCGGCGACTGTACCAACTGTTCCAGCTCTTTCTTGCGCACCAGTATTTCCACCGGCAGCGATTTCTTTTCGGCGATTTCGCTCACCCGCTGGCGCAGTAGTTTCAGTTGCTCGCCCTCGCTGCGGCTGAGAGGCTGCGGCAGCGCGGGCGGCGGATCTTCGCGCCCGGTAGCGCGGTCGATTATCTGTAACAGTGTGTCGCCCAACTGGCGCAGGGCGCGCCCTTCCAGCCCGGCCTGGGTCAGGCCGATGGTGTTGCCCGGCAGCCTCTGTGCCAGGTTCAGGCAGACGTGCTCCTTCAACAGATGATTGCGCGGCAGGTCCTGCAGGCGCGCCTCGCGCTCGCGCCAAGCACAGATATCCTGCAGTGCGGCCAGCTGCGAGCCGCGCAGGCGCCAAGCGCCCTTGACCTTTTGATAATAGAGTTCCGGCGGCGGTGGGTTGCGCGCGGCGGTCACCAGGGCAGCGCAATCCTCCTGCAGCCAATCCATACGCCCCTGCTCCCGGAGGCGTTTGACCAGCACGCCGTATACCAGCGGCAGCCAGGCCACGTCCAGGGCGGCGTAGGTTTTCTGGGCCTCGCTGAGCGGGCGCTGCAGCCAGTCGGAGCGGGTCTCGCTTTTGGGCAGTTCGATGTTGAGCAGCTGGCTCACCGTTGCCGCGTAACCGAGCCCGGCCTTCATGCCGGTGAGAGCGGCGGCGATCTGGGTATCGAAGATCGGCTCCGGCACCGCGCCCAGAAGCCGTTCAAGGGTTTCCAGGTCCTCGCTGCAGGAGTGCATGATCTTGGTTACCGAGGTATCCAGCAACAGTTCGCGCAGCGGCTGAAGATCGTCGATGGCGAGGTTGTCGATCAGGTAACAGTGCTCGCCGTCACCCACCTGCACCAGCGCCGGCTGCGGATAGAAGGTGCGGCTGCGCATAAATTCGGTGTCCAGGGCCACGGCATTCTGGCCGCGCCAGCGGACACAGAGCTCCGCCAGCCGCTCGCTGCTGTCGATCCAGACGGGGGTCGTATCGATTTCCATCAAAGTCCTCAGCCGCCCGTATAAAAAGCAGTGCGGCTATTGAAAGCGTGGGCCAGGGTGCCGCCGTCGATGTATTCCAGTTCACCGCCGATAGGCACACCGTGGGCGATACGGCTCACTGCCACACCGCAAGCGCGGGCGCGCTCGGCGATAAACTGGGCGGTGGCCTCTCCCTCAACCGTGGGATTGGTGGCGATAATCAGTTCCCCGACAGGTTCGTCCGCCAGGCGCCGCTCCAGAAGGTCGATGCCGAGATCCGCGGGGCCCACACCAT carries:
- a CDS encoding YcgN family cysteine cluster protein: MNELPFWQRKALAQMSEAEWESLCDRCGRCCLHRLEDEDTGEIHTTSIACRLLDTDSCRCSDYSRRKRRVPDCIQLRARDVTDFHWLPATCAYRTLAEGRPLADWHPLVSGRSESVHEAGISVRGRVISEELVHPDDFEEHIVTWTGDTD
- a CDS encoding YcgL domain-containing protein; its protein translation is MKTLCDIYRSPREEEMYLYVDKREGTRRVPEKLLGLFGEPKHLVTLILTPERKLARAEAARVLSEIRERGYYLQMPPAAESEMSAIAAQNSKLQR
- the rnd gene encoding ribonuclease D, whose translation is MEIDTTPVWIDSSERLAELCVRWRGQNAVALDTEFMRSRTFYPQPALVQVGDGEHCYLIDNLAIDDLQPLRELLLDTSVTKIMHSCSEDLETLERLLGAVPEPIFDTQIAAALTGMKAGLGYAATVSQLLNIELPKSETRSDWLQRPLSEAQKTYAALDVAWLPLVYGVLVKRLREQGRMDWLQEDCAALVTAARNPPPPELYYQKVKGAWRLRGSQLAALQDICAWREREARLQDLPRNHLLKEHVCLNLAQRLPGNTIGLTQAGLEGRALRQLGDTLLQIIDRATGREDPPPALPQPLSRSEGEQLKLLRQRVSEIAEKKSLPVEILVRKKELEQLVQSPQPELQGRLRGWRGQVVGRALLDTLHAAREEAVK